AATATCTCAAGCTTAGCAATTATTTTTTCATTCATTTGGCACCACCTATACTGTATTTATATACAGTATACATTAACTGTATTAAACTCTGCAAGTATGTTGCTATTTAATCGCATTAACCTAGGAAACTTAAGTTATTAATCTATCAATAATTTGATGATTCTTAATCAGATTAAAGTTGAAGTAACCCAATTAATATATTAATAATCAATAAATTAATTTAAAAAAAAGATAAAAAAACTACTCAGGTATTGTTGAGCTTACAAGTGTACGCTATAATCACACTAGTTTTTTGTTAGAAGTAGATAATTTAGGAGCAAAATATTTTATGAAACGCGTTGTTATAACGGGGTTAGGAATTCTTTCAAGTATTGGAAATAATACCAAAGAAGTTTTAGAATCTTTAAGAATCGGCCGTAGTGGTATTACCTTTTCACAAGAAATGAAAGATAGCGGAATGCGTAGCCATGTTTGCGGAAATGTTAAATTAGATACGACAGGTCTTATTGATCGTAAAATAGTTCGCTTTATGAATGATGCTTCTATTTATGGTTATCTTGCTTTACAACAAGCTATTGAAGACGCTAAATTAACTCCAGAACAAGTCTCTAATCCACGTACTGGTTTAATTGCAGGTTACGGTGGTTCAACTAAAACTCAATATAACGTCGTTGCAGGTATGAAAGAAAAAGGATTACGTGGTGTTGGTCCTTATGCTGTAACAAAATCAATGTCATCGGCAATTTCAGCTTGTTTAGCTACACCATTTAAAATTAAAGGTGTGAGCTATTCTATGACCTCAGCTTGTGCAACGTCTGTGCATTGTATTGGTCACGCAGCTGAACTTATTCAACTAGGTAAACAGGATATTGTTTTTGCTGGTGGTGGTGAAGAGCTTTGTTGGGAGATGTCTTGCGAATTTGACGCAATGGGTGCGCTGTCAACTAAATATAACGACTGTCCAGAAAAAGCATCACGAGCTTATGATGCTAACCGTGATGGGTTTGTTATTGCTGGCGGAGCGGGTATGGTTGTTGTTGAAGAGTTAGAGCATGCATTAGCCCGTGGCGCTCATATTTACGGTGAGTTAGTCGGTTATGGTGCTACATCAGATGGTTATGATATGGTTGCTCCATCAGGCGAAGGAGCAATGCGTTGTATGCAACTTGCTATTCAAGATTTAGATGTGCCCGTTGATTATATCAATACTCATGGGACATCGACACCAGTTGGTGATGTAAAAGAGTTATGGGCAATCAAACAAGTGTTTGGTGACAATATTCCAGCAATCTCATCCACTAAGTCAATGACAGGTCACTCATTAAGTGCAACAGGCGCGCAAGAACTTATCTATTCATTATTAATGCTTGAGCATGGCTTTATTACACCAAGTATTAATATAGATGAATTAGACGAAGCAGCAGTTGGCATGAATATTATTACTGAACCTACCGAACGTGAATTGACAACAGTTATGTCAAATAGCTTTGGCTTTGGTGGCACCAATGCTTCAATTGTAATGAAAAAATATAAAGCTTAATTGCTGAAATTTTTATCAATCAATAAAAACCGTTCTTAATAGAACGGTTTTTGCACAAAACGGTGACAAAATAATCATACAAATTAATGAATAAATTAATCTTGTAAGCATAGAAAAAATGGACTAGCAAATTGCCAATTAATCCATCACTTTTCGCGAATAAAATCTATTGGATAAATAACTACCTGTATTTAAAATAGCACATAACCAATAAAGAAAGCGCAAATAATCGTCCTTTTACCGTTTTTCCTATGCCCTAATCATGACCAATAAATAGTAGTGATACATTCATCACCATTCTATGAAAAAAAGAGAACAACTATTCTGACAACAAAAATAAAAAATTGTGTAGCGACCTTTCCATCGTTTTTAATCATCACTTAATGTAGCTGTTTTTTTCGAGATACTCGTATAATTTTCTTAGGTGTAATTAAAATATTATCCTCAACAAACTGATGCTAATCGTTCTAGGCTTTTCGATGTTCTAAAACAATATGCTTTGCCATGTAATTTTACGACCAATAACGATTTATGTTGTACTATGTGTTGAGCCATGGTTACATCCACTGCTTTGATTGCAATGGACGTAGAGTTAACTGATTTAAATGAATATTTATTATTAATAATACAATTTTACTTTTGATAAATATCCCAAGCAGCTTGTAATCCTGCGCCTTGAATGGTTTTAAAGCCAACACGATTTAATACCGCTTCAAAGGCGGTTAATGTTTGTAAAACACACTGTTTTCTAGCGTTATAACCCATTGTGCCAATACGCCAAACATTACCTTTAAGAGGGCCAAAAGATGCACCAATTTCAATGCCAAAATCATTAAGCATTAAGTTACGTACTTCTTGATCGTTAATATGTTCTGGACGTATCACCCCAACCACATTATTCATTTTATGGTTAATATCACCAAATAGTTTAAGTCCCATCGCTTGTAAACCTGCCACCATAGCCGCACCATTAATGCGGTGACGTTCTATAACATTATCCAAACCTTCTTGTAATACAATGCGAGCACACTCTCTAGCTGCATAAAGCATAGAGGTAGCTTCGGTGTGATGGTTAATGCGTTCTGCTCCCCAGTAACGAATGATCATATCAATATCGAAATAGTTGGAATAAATAATTTCATCACTGCCACTACTATCGCCTTCAGCTCGAATACCAAGTTCAACACATTTGCGTGCTTGGATGATTTCAACCATTTTTGGACTTAACGTTAAAGGAGCCACACCCGGAGGTCCACTCAAACATTTTTGCAAACTAACAGAGACCCCATCAAGTTGCCATTTATCGACTTCTAAAACGTTACCGACAATTGAAGCGGTTGCATCTACATAAGACAGCACACCATGCCTACGACAAATTTCACCAATTTTATCTAATGGTTGAAGTAAAGTAGTTGAAGTGTCACCTTGTACACAAAGTAGCAAACGTGGCTTAATTTTTTTAATGGCATCTTCAATTACATTAGGATCGAATATTTCACCCCATGGTACTTCGATAGTATGCACATCGGCTCGGCAGCGGTGAGCGATTTCACAAAGTAATAAACCAAATCGACCAAATATTGGCACTAACACTTTATCACCAGGGCGAATAGTTGACACAAGAACGGCTTCTATTCCTGCTCTAGCTGTGCCGTCAATAATAAAAGTTTGTTCATTTTTGGTTTTGAAAATGTCACGGTAAAGAGCCATCGTTTGATTCATATAATCAGTCATAACAGGATCGAATTGGCCAATTAAAGGGGCAGCCATTGCTCGAGTTACACGTGGATCAGCATTAATTGGGCCCGGTCCCATCAGTAATCGTGCTGGCGGATTAATTTGATCATATTTATCTAAATCTAACATTTGATTTTCCTTTAGTTAGTTCTTGTTTATTTGTTAACAATCACGTTTAATCGTGATGAATTATTTATCTTTTTATATCGATATTTTTCAAAAAACTACTGGCTAATGAATGGTGAAACTTAAATAAATTAATAATTTCGCACATAACTTTTCCCATATGTGATTTTTTCCATGCTAAGGATAATGGTGAAGGTTTACGTTCATTAATTACTTGGCATTCAATTAATTCACCCGAATCTAAATACTTTTGACAAACCGAACGAGGTAAAAAGCCAATTCCTAAACCTTTTAAATGACACGATAATTTGGTAGTTATATTAGGCACAATAATTTCAGATTGGCTTGGCAGTAGCCATGCTACGCGTTTATTCATATAAATTGATGTATCTTCAATATTTATTGCGGGATATTTGCGTAACGTTTCGTTCGATAACGGTCCTTCTAGATGAGTGATAGGATGATTTTTTGCAGCGACAAAAACCCAATTAATTTCACCTAATGGAAAAATATTAATCATATTATCTAATGACTCCGTTCCCGTTGCGCCAATAGCAAGATGACATTCACCATGCAATAATGAATCCCAAACGCCCATATATACCTGTCGATTGAATGTAAAATTAGTAAATGGAAATTTTTCTTGCAAATAACTCAATAGATCTGTAACTGCCTCAACATCATAAAGCAAGTTATTAATGGTCAGATTAATTTTGCGTTCAACACCATCGCGTATTTGATGCAGTTCTTCAGGCATGGTTGTCAACCAAAGTAACCACTGACTACAATGCTCGTAAAGATGTTGGCCTGCAAGCGTTAACGATACAGTACGCGTTGTACGTTCAAACAATTGAGTATTAAGATCGGTTTCCAATGATTTAATGCGATAACTAATGGCAGCCGGTGTTTTAAATAACAATTTGGCTGCTTTGGAAAAGCTTTTACACTCAGCTACTTTAGTAAAGGTTCGCATAGTTTCTGTATCTAACATTATTCAGTCCCTTATTAAAAAACGATCAATACCCAACCAAATACCTAATAAAAGATCGGCTCCCGATGTGTGTCCATAATTTAAAAGATTATGAAAAGCCCGATGACCATAGTTATGTTGATTAAGCCGTTCAATGACATTCAAAACAGATAATGAAAATTGACCTTGTAAGGCATATTTTAAAAAAGTAGCGCTAATTGTTGTTGTCAACGCATCTAACGGTAAAGCCAGCATTGCTGTTTTTAATTGTTCTATTTTCGGCTTAAAACGATGATCACTGACCAATACCGCAAAAATCCCGACCATAATATCATCAAAACTTGGCGTTAAACCCGGCCCTAAACCAATAAATCGAGTAATATCCGCATATTGCCCCAACATTAAACGATTTAACTGATCACACAAAATCACCAATTCTGGCGCTGGGTTATCGATAATATTTTCTTGAAGTAAGCCAAATAAACCAGTTGGATAATTTATCTGTACTAATAATTGTCTGATCGCGGTTTTATTTAACTGAGTGCCTGCCCTGCACTTTAGCGTCATATTGCAAATATGCGTGTTATAATTTAACAGAACATCATTCAGTAATAAATCACCATTGATCTGTTGTGTTATGGTTAAATGACCATTAGCAAGTCTAGATTTTATTGCATCAAAATCATTAGTTTTAAGAACCCAGCCCATAGGTGATAAGCCACTGCCATAACGATGTAAAGTGAGCAATTGTTGCTGATGGTTAATTAAATTAACGGTATGTTCATGCACACTAAATAACGATAATTCACTTTTTACATTTGGTGCATGAGCACTAATGATTAATGGTTTAATTTGCTGTAAGCTATTTTGGAATGATGACAGGTAACACTGCCGATTTGCATCGGCAACGAATGATGTTGCTGTAAGTGAGGTACTTATCGCTTTTGTTAGTAATTTATTTTCTGCATAGTTACATTTCATAAATTAAACTTTAAGTTTTTTGGCTAATGCCTCAAGTGCTTTTTCAAAACAGGCTAATGGAGCACGTACCGTTCCTGCACCAATTTGCCCCACACCTGCCTGTTTGTGGGCAATACCAGTGTTAATCAAAGGCGTGATGCCAGTTTCAACAACACGTCGAATATCAAGGCCCAAACAGCATCCTTGGAAGTTCCAAGATGGAATTTGTAACAGCATATTATGGTCAAGATAGATTTCACTCATCTCTTCAGATACTTCATATGCAACATCCGCGCCACCTGCACCAACAAATCGAGTGACTCCTGGTGCAGCTACCATGGCAGCACCACCAATCCCAAAGGTTTCAGTAATAGCGCTATCACCAATATCTGGATTGGCTTCGTTTTGTGAATAGCCCGTGAAAAATAGCCCTTGCGGAGTATTAACTGGCGCGGTAAACCATTCATCACCTAAGCCACTCACTTTAATACCAAAATCTTTACCATTACGTGTCATTACAGTAACAATAGTACCTTCTTGAATTTGTGCTGCACTGTCCATAACTGATTTACAATACGCCATCGCTAGATTCAAAAAGAACTGATCAGTCACACTTAAAAAGTCAAAAATTTTCGCCATTTCTGCTTTATTGCGATCAAGTAGAGCTAATTTAGGTGACAATGTTCTGAGCAATAAAGCCGAAGCTGCAATATTACGTTGGTGAAACTCATCTCCCATAGTAATGGCTTGCGCCATTAATGCAGTAAGATCAATGCCATTTTCAAATAGCTTAAGGGCATCATTTAATGCTGGTCCTAAGGACTCTTTCATCCAATGGTGACGATTAAGAACTTCCTCACCATAGGCACCAAAGCGCATTACTTTACCAATGCCCTCGTTTAAATTGCAGTATGCTCGATTACCATGAGTGATGTTTTCAACGACTAACATTGGCATATTTGCCGAAGTTATCCCCCCCATTGGTCCGACTGCATTAACGCTGTGACATGGAATAAACTCAACCTTACCATTTGCTAATAAATCTAAAGCGTGTTTTTCATCGTTCGCCCAATTTTCAAACAAACATGCACCAATGCAAGCCCCCTGCATTGGACCTGTCATATCTTGCCAAGTAATTGGAGGGCCCGCGTGTAATAATTTATAACCTTGTGCTAAAGCCGGTACAGCATCTTTTCCAGCAACTACCCCAATCCAATGTGGTCTAGCGGATCTAATTCGCTCAATAATGGCTTGGTTTGCTTCATTAATTGCCCTATTCATATGTCAAAACCTCTTAATTTAATTTTTTTAAAATAGCCGCTAATTTTTGATTTCCACCAGCTATTGGAGCCCATTGATAATGCACAACAGGTACATTGGATGATTGAAGATCTTCTGAGAAACTACGCAGTCCAGCATTAATTACACTTATATGATTAAGTAATGGATATGTTTTAAGTAAACCCGTTAATTTTGTTGGCGTAATTAATTTTTTAGCTAATAATATTGCTTCTGGCAAGTTATCCATTACCACAATGTTATTCTCAGTTAAAACATCAATTTGCTGGCTACGACATTGTGGATCTTGCTGTGACCCCGTAACTGTTACGATAGCGATTAATGGATTATCACTTGAGCGCTGTGCGCAGGCTGCTTTATAACCGGCAATAATTGATTCGGCAGGATTAGGATTTGCACCATAACCAATAACCAAATCGAGTAATACTACGCCAACTGATTTTTGTACTCCTAACTTACTAATTTCTTGTTTACGAATTGAAGGGTCGATCATTGGATGTGGACGCCCAACAGTATAAAAATCATCACCAAGATCAATAATTTTGTGACCATTTTCCTCAAGCATTATGCCTTTATCATGATTTTTATTGACTGATAAATGCAATTCCTGAGCAAGTAACATCGCGGCTTCTGAAGCCAAAGTCCCACCGGTATAAAGTCCTGAAATCGTTTGCTTGGTTACTTTTGGTAATGAGTGGATGGCTATTTCTACTTTGGCTAGCAAACAAGCTAAGCGTGCCGCTTCATCCAATGTTTTGGCAAAATAGATATTCTCATCTTGTATTTTGTTGATAGTTGAGCCTAAAAACAGTGCCACAATTGGCTTGTTAATCAGTTTCATGGCTGAAATAATTTTTTCGCGCACACTTTCAGCAGGAGGTTTTGAAATAAAAGTAATAACTTGACTTTGCTCATCTGCGGCGAGCATCTTTAAGGCTGTCAGGGCACTTATTCCCCCTACCTCTTGTGATAAATCGCGCCCACCCAAACCAATAGCTTGCGTAATCCCTTGGTTTAATAAAGCAATTTGTGAGATGACTTCTTGAATACCAGTGCCTGAGGCACCAATTACACCAATATTACCCTTGGGAATTACATTGGCAAAAGCTAATGGAGCACCAGCAATAATGGCCGTACCACAATCAGGTCCCATTACAATCAAATCTTTACTTGAAGCTTTGTTTTTTAGACGGATTTCATCACTCACAGACACATTATCTGAAAATATCATGACATTTTTATTATCATCTATGGCTTGTTCGGCAAGTTCTGCTGCGTATTCACCAGCAATCGATATCAGAACTAAATTAGCATCAGGTAATTTTTGGGTCGCACTAGCATAACGCCTTGCTTTAAGTAATTTATTGCCACCTTGTTGTTGCTGGGCAATATTTTTTAAAGCATCTTCAAGCTGTGTACTGATTAAATCCACAACATTAATTGAATCGTTATGCGCTTTGATAGCAACACAAATATCATTTGGTGTAGCATCGTTAAACCTATCACTCCAAAAACCCGTTGCCGTAAGCAAGGATTTATTGGCAGGAGTTCCCATCATGACAGAAACTTCATCAACTTCGTCGAGATCACTCAGTTTTTTTGAAATTAACATTAAACTGACTGAATCTTGAAAGCTGCCTTTTTTTATGAAAGATTGAATCATGAGAATTGCCTCTCAATTATTTAGTAATTATTTATTTTTAAATATTCAATAAATCTAAAATGATAGATATCTATTACAAATGGTATTTGCTATACGCCGATAAATCTTTATACCTTTATCTATCAAATCTAAAATCGTACGCTGTTTATATCTTACGAAAAAAACTGCAAATAAATAGGTTAGATGTCACAAAACATTAATTTATTACCACAAAAAAATTTTATATAAATCATGCACATAACAGATTATTAAAAATTTTTTTATAATAATAACTGATTAATTTAATTAAATTTTATAAACCTAAAAAAGAGTGTTTGATCACATTAATATTTGTTATTAATAGTATGTTACTTAGCAAACATAACCAAAATAATTCTTAATAATAGAATGATTAAAAACAGGTAGATGCTTATGAAAATCTTATATGATGATGTGGCAAACGCAGTGGAATGGATATCGAGTTTTGGGGGACTAGAACAAGGTGGAACAACGCGTTTACTTTATACGCCTCAATGGCTAGCAGCACAAAATGCATTGAAAGAACGCATGACCAATATCGGTATGCAATGTTATTTTGATGATGTTGGCAATTTATATGGTCGCTTTGAAGGTAGTAAATATAAAGATCAGATCATTATGTCAGGTTCGCATGTTGATACAGTTGTCAATGGTGGAAAGTTAGATGGGCAACTCGGTATTATTGCCGCCTTACTTGCCATGCAATACCTAAAAGAAAACTATGGCCAACCTCTTCGTACTTTAGAGATTATTTCAATGGCAGAAGAGGAAGGCAGCCGTTTTCCATATGTATTTTGGGGCAGTAAAAATGTTTTTGCGATTGCAAACAAAAAAGATGTTGAAAATATCACTGATGTGGAAGGCGTCAGATTTGTTGATGCCATGCAAGCCTGCGGATTTCAATTCAGTACTCAACCTGCACGCAGCGATATCAAAGCTTTTCTAGAAATTCATATAGAGCAAGGCGGCGTACTTGAAAAAGAACAAAAAAGCATTGGAGTTGTGACCAGTATTGTCGGTCAGCGCCGTTATAACATCAGACTGATTGGAGAAGCCAACCATGCAGGCACGACTCCAATGGGATACCGTAAAGATGCGGTGTATGCCTTTAGTCGTATATGTCATGAATCCATTAATAAAGCACTAAAAATAGGTGATCCACTCGTGCTTACTTTTGGTCATGTTGAACCAAAACCCAACGTGGTTAACGTTGTACCAGGTGAAGTGCTATTTACCATGGATTGTCGCCATACCAATAAATCCGAATTAATTGGATTTACTGAAGAAATCGAAGCCGATATTGTGCGTATTGCCAAAGAGCTAGGGCTTGAAATTGAAATCAATCGCTGGATGGATGAAGATCCCATTCCAATGAATGACAAACTAATTCATATGTTAGAAGACATTTGCAAAGAAGAAAAGCTCAGCTACCGTGTAATGCACAGCGGTGCAGGTCATGATTCGCAAATTTTTGCGCCACGAGTACCTACCGCTATGCTGTTTGTACCAAGTATCAAAGGTATTAGCCACAATACCGCAGAAGATACCAAAACAGAGGATTTAGTCGAAGGTATAAGAGCGTTAACCTATGCCCTTTATAAATTAGCTTACCAAGAGTAATAAGGAGCTGACATGACAACTGTTAATACAACAGCCAAAACAGGTGGTATCCAATACTGGCACAAAATCGTAGTATTATTATGTCTTGGTTGGACAGTAATGTGGATCTATCGTCCTGTTCTAACTGCTATTTTTCCAGAAGTTCAACAAACTATAGGTCCACAATCCAATACCGAGTTAGGTTTAATTGCTAGTTGCTATTTTTTTGCTTATACCGCTATGCAAATCCCCGCAGGGATGTTAGTTGATAAGTTTGGTAAAAAAGCAGTGGTGATTCCTGGTTTCTTATTATTTACCATTGCAGCTTTAATCATTGGTAATGCACATTCTATTATGATGATTTATGTTGGTAGTTTATTAGCTGGCTTAGGTTGTGGCTCTTATTATGGTTCAGCTTGGTCACTTTCAGCCGAAAATATCCCATCTGAACATCGTGGCTTTGCTTCAGCTATTATCAATACTGGTTCAGCATTAGGGATGGGCATAAGTTTACTGGCAACCAGCTTTTTAGTTAAGTCATGGGGTATGCCATGGGAATATATGCTCTATATTATTGCTGCGCTGTTACTTTGTTTAATTGCAGGCTTTGCTATTGTTATCAAAGAACAACCAAAGTTTAGGCAACCCATTCAAAATGACGCAACGAATAACCAAGCGCAAACATCACCAATTAAATCTGACCAAAAACATAGTTTCTTTAGCATTGAAATGATTGCCTCTTACATTATGTATTTTGCAACATGTTATGGCTACTACATGATTGTCAGTTGGTTACCAAACTTTTTAGAAACTGAACGCGGCTTTACGGGTGGTAGTATTGGCTCAGCATCCTCATTGGTAGCTTTCGCGGCTATTCCGGGTGCATTAATCATCAGTAAAATATCCGATAAATTTAGAAGTAAACGTCTATTGTTTATCATCGTATTAGAACTGATTGCTGCTGGAACCTTATTTATTACCGTACAATCTGCAACCATCACTTTTTTACTTGCAGGATTAATCTTTTATGGGTTATTTGGCAAACTGACTGTCGAACCGATATTAATTTCACATGTTGCTGAAACTGCACCAAAAACCAATTATGGTACATCCTTTGGCGTCTTTAACTTCTTTGGTATGAGTTCGTCAGTGATTGCACCACCGCTAACGGGTTATTTAGCCGATCTTACTGGCACTAAAATCACTGGATTTTATGTCGCCATAGGCATATTGATTATTGCTACTCTGATCTTCATGCTGATCAATACGAAAAAGGCTAACAGCCAATAAATATCATTACCGGTCAGATGCCTATGACCGGTTAAACCAATATAAAAATAACTGCTTTTTACAAGTAGGGATGACTATTACCTAAATAACAATAAACAAATAATTTAACAACCCTAAAGTTATGTAAAAACAGCAGTATGTTACAAGGAGAATAAAAATGGGGTATATCAATAATAATACTGGTTATCCAAAAGATTTACTTGCATCGAGAGCCATTATCAAACGTCATAACTACGCATTGATACCACCTGATGGGTTAGTCAAAAATATCATTCCAGGGTTTGAAAACTGTGATATCACTATTCTATCAACGCCAAAATTGGGAGCATCGTTTGTCGATTACCTTGTCACTATGTATCAAGACGGCAAAAATCAACAAGGTTTTGGTGGTAAAGATATAGAAGTATTTGTCTATGTGATCAGTGGCGAAGTAACGGCGAAAGCTGACGATAAAGTCTTTAGCCTAAAAATGGGTGGTTATGTTTATTGTCCAGCAGGAATTAAATTGTATTTGCAAAATAATACTGTTTTATCTCGATTATTTCTGTATAAACGTCGCTATATACCGCTCGCAGGTTATCAAGCTCGTGTAGTAAGCAACCATGCCGAAAAGTTAGATAGTATCTGTTATGAAGATATGGATAACGTATTTGTGCAAGACCTCCTGCCCAAAGAGCTTGGTTTTGACATGAACTTTCATATTTTAACTTTTAAACCTGGTGCGAGCCATGGTTATATTGAAACCCATTTCCAAGAACACGGCGCGTATTTGCTTAGTGGTGAAGGCATGTATTTGCTTGACAATGAGTGGATACCAGTAAAAAAAGATGATTATATTTTTATGGGTGCTTATGCTCTTCAAGCTTGTTATTCAGTTGGTAAAGAACCATTGAGTTATATCTATTCTAAAGATTGCCATCGAGATATTGAATTATAAACACAGAACCTGTTGCAAAAAAACATTATCGAGGAAACAAAATGGAACTTATTGTCATTGCGTTAGGTGGCAATGCCATTGCCAGACGCGATCAACATTTAACAGTAGATAATCAATATGAAAATATTGATACAACTACAAAAATCATTGCTAAACTTGCGGGTAAATACCGCTTAGTTATCGTACATGGCAATGGACCACAAGTAGGATTATTGGCTTTGCAAAATCAAGCTTATTTTCAAGTACCTGCCTATCCTCTAGATATTTTAGTTGCCCAAACCCAAGGCATGTTAGGTTATATGATTGGGCGCAGTTTACAACAACACAACAATATTAATAAAGTTGTGACGGTGTTGACACAAGTCGAAGTGGATGAGCATGATCCCTCGTTTAGTCATCCAACTAAATATATCGGACCAGTCTATCAACCCGATCAACAGCAACAATTACAAGCACAATATGGTTGGACATTTAAAAGAGATGGTCAATATATTCGCCGAGTTGTTCCATCACCAAAACCAAAAACAATACTCGAAATTGACACCATACAACAACTGCTGACCGATGATGCCATTGTGATATGTAACGGTGGTGGTGGTATACCAGTAATTAAAGATGCTAAAGGATACAAAGGGATAGAAGCAGTTATCGACAAAGATCTTTCAGCCGCAAAACTTGCAACACAGCTTAAAGCCGATCATCTAATGATCTTAACAGATGCCGATGCCGTATATGAAAACTGGGGGGACTCCTGAACAAACAGCATTACGCCATGTCACCCCTGAACGACTAAAACCGCTAGCGCTTGACGATGGTGCAATGGGGCCAAAAGTAAAATCGGTAATCGAATTTGTCGAAAAGACGGGTAACAGAGCTTATATCGGTACATTGAGTGATATTGAGGCGTTATTAGATACCACAAAAGGTACCATTGTCAGCCCATCAAGCGGACAAAGTAATGAGTGAATAGATATATGGAAAAGATAGGAGTTTTAATATGAGAGTTGATAGACAAACCTTACACCGTTTAATCGCCAAAAAATTACATAAGGCTGGTTTAACAAGCGAACACGCAGATATTGCTGCCGATGCCCTAGCTTTCGCTGATGCTCGCGGAATCCATTCGCATGGCGCTGTGCGAGTTGAATATTATGCTGAACGCATTGCCAAAGGTGGAATGACTCACAACCCTAACATCACTTACCAAGAGACGGGGCCTGCCAGTGGCATATTAGATTTTGACAATGGATGCGGTTTAGTAGCCGCTAAAATGGGCATGGATAAAGCAATTGCAATGGCGAAAAAAAATGGTATTGCAGTGGTAGGTATTCGTCGTATGTCACACAGT
The sequence above is drawn from the Gilliamella apicola genome and encodes:
- the allC gene encoding allantoate deiminase; protein product: MKILYDDVANAVEWISSFGGLEQGGTTRLLYTPQWLAAQNALKERMTNIGMQCYFDDVGNLYGRFEGSKYKDQIIMSGSHVDTVVNGGKLDGQLGIIAALLAMQYLKENYGQPLRTLEIISMAEEEGSRFPYVFWGSKNVFAIANKKDVENITDVEGVRFVDAMQACGFQFSTQPARSDIKAFLEIHIEQGGVLEKEQKSIGVVTSIVGQRRYNIRLIGEANHAGTTPMGYRKDAVYAFSRICHESINKALKIGDPLVLTFGHVEPKPNVVNVVPGEVLFTMDCRHTNKSELIGFTEEIEADIVRIAKELGLEIEINRWMDEDPIPMNDKLIHMLEDICKEEKLSYRVMHSGAGHDSQIFAPRVPTAMLFVPSIKGISHNTAEDTKTEDLVEGIRALTYALYKLAYQE
- a CDS encoding MFS transporter, encoding MTTVNTTAKTGGIQYWHKIVVLLCLGWTVMWIYRPVLTAIFPEVQQTIGPQSNTELGLIASCYFFAYTAMQIPAGMLVDKFGKKAVVIPGFLLFTIAALIIGNAHSIMMIYVGSLLAGLGCGSYYGSAWSLSAENIPSEHRGFASAIINTGSALGMGISLLATSFLVKSWGMPWEYMLYIIAALLLCLIAGFAIVIKEQPKFRQPIQNDATNNQAQTSPIKSDQKHSFFSIEMIASYIMYFATCYGYYMIVSWLPNFLETERGFTGGSIGSASSLVAFAAIPGALIISKISDKFRSKRLLFIIVLELIAAGTLFITVQSATITFLLAGLIFYGLFGKLTVEPILISHVAETAPKTNYGTSFGVFNFFGMSSSVIAPPLTGYLADLTGTKITGFYVAIGILIIATLIFMLINTKKANSQ
- the allE gene encoding (S)-ureidoglycine aminohydrolase, with translation MGYINNNTGYPKDLLASRAIIKRHNYALIPPDGLVKNIIPGFENCDITILSTPKLGASFVDYLVTMYQDGKNQQGFGGKDIEVFVYVISGEVTAKADDKVFSLKMGGYVYCPAGIKLYLQNNTVLSRLFLYKRRYIPLAGYQARVVSNHAEKLDSICYEDMDNVFVQDLLPKELGFDMNFHILTFKPGASHGYIETHFQEHGAYLLSGEGMYLLDNEWIPVKKDDYIFMGAYALQACYSVGKEPLSYIYSKDCHRDIEL
- the fdrA gene encoding acyl-CoA synthetase FdrA, translating into MIQSFIKKGSFQDSVSLMLISKKLSDLDEVDEVSVMMGTPANKSLLTATGFWSDRFNDATPNDICVAIKAHNDSINVVDLISTQLEDALKNIAQQQQGGNKLLKARRYASATQKLPDANLVLISIAGEYAAELAEQAIDDNKNVMIFSDNVSVSDEIRLKNKASSKDLIVMGPDCGTAIIAGAPLAFANVIPKGNIGVIGASGTGIQEVISQIALLNQGITQAIGLGGRDLSQEVGGISALTALKMLAADEQSQVITFISKPPAESVREKIISAMKLINKPIVALFLGSTINKIQDENIYFAKTLDEAARLACLLAKVEIAIHSLPKVTKQTISGLYTGGTLASEAAMLLAQELHLSVNKNHDKGIMLEENGHKIIDLGDDFYTVGRPHPMIDPSIRKQEISKLGVQKSVGVVLLDLVIGYGANPNPAESIIAGYKAACAQRSSDNPLIAIVTVTGSQQDPQCRSQQIDVLTENNIVVMDNLPEAILLAKKLITPTKLTGLLKTYPLLNHISVINAGLRSFSEDLQSSNVPVVHYQWAPIAGGNQKLAAILKKLN